One window of Desulfobacca acetoxidans DSM 11109 genomic DNA carries:
- a CDS encoding TadE/TadG family type IV pilus assembly protein has protein sequence MNFRQSGAWDERGGAAVEFALVLPVLLIILFAILEYGWYLTYQITLSHAVMAGARTGVKAREWDESSPQDPEALARSAVQQSFWISGGLDPYIVVDVDDELTFPRLLEVKVLNLPYSSLTGYLPDVLVPKTLSAKAVIAFP, from the coding sequence GTGAATTTTAGACAAAGTGGAGCTTGGGACGAACGGGGGGGCGCGGCAGTGGAATTTGCGCTGGTCCTGCCGGTGTTGCTTATTATTCTCTTCGCAATTTTAGAATATGGCTGGTATCTGACCTACCAGATCACCTTATCGCACGCCGTCATGGCAGGGGCGCGGACCGGCGTAAAAGCGAGAGAGTGGGATGAGAGCAGTCCACAGGACCCTGAGGCGTTAGCCCGGTCAGCAGTGCAGCAAAGCTTCTGGATATCCGGTGGTCTTGATCCATATATTGTGGTGGATGTGGATGATGAATTGACGTTTCCTCGCCTGCTTGAGGTTAAAGTTCTTAATCTCCCCTACAGTTCTCTTACAGGCTATCTCCCCGATGTCCTGGTGCCGAAAACATTAAGTGCCAAGGCTGTTATTGCCTTTCCCTGA
- a CDS encoding helix-turn-helix domain-containing protein: protein MQVIRATKIFLGLPENCLREIAASSKKEVFPKRFLLSQTGESIDRIGIVMSGTAEMRVKDRYGETIRFHLLGDGELFGEMAALENGSSLYDIESLTTMEVLLLSRESFLKLSVHSAMMRNVYQLIAERLQLLCQALISLERRLIPGMAKQEYNVITKAVQFIDENYHEALTLDKVCQISNLSKFHFVRKFKEIMGLSFKEYLNRKRVTQAKALMKDDNLNISEACYAVGFGDLSYFGRVFRKIEGRSPSEYKKSLKTQP, encoded by the coding sequence ATGCAGGTCATAAGAGCCACTAAAATTTTTTTAGGACTCCCGGAGAATTGCTTGCGTGAAATAGCAGCGTCTTCGAAGAAAGAGGTTTTTCCAAAAAGATTTCTTCTGAGTCAGACAGGAGAAAGCATTGACCGCATTGGTATTGTCATGTCGGGAACGGCAGAGATGAGAGTGAAGGATAGGTATGGTGAAACGATACGATTCCATCTCCTCGGAGACGGGGAGCTTTTTGGGGAGATGGCTGCTTTGGAAAATGGCTCCTCCCTGTATGATATTGAGTCCTTGACGACTATGGAAGTTCTCCTCCTGTCCAGAGAGAGCTTCCTGAAACTGAGCGTCCATTCGGCCATGATGCGAAATGTCTATCAGTTGATCGCTGAACGACTGCAACTGCTTTGTCAAGCCCTCATTTCCCTGGAAAGAAGGTTGATCCCGGGAATGGCAAAGCAGGAATACAATGTCATCACCAAGGCGGTTCAATTTATTGATGAGAACTATCATGAGGCGTTGACTTTGGACAAGGTCTGTCAAATCAGCAACTTGAGCAAATTTCATTTTGTCCGGAAATTCAAGGAAATCATGGGACTGTCTTTCAAAGAATACCTCAACCGCAAACGGGTGACCCAGGCCAAAGCACTCATGAAAGATGATAACTTGAATATTTCCGAGGCCTGTTATGCCGTTGGGTTTGGTGATCTATCTTACTTTGGAAGAGTTTTTAGAAAAATTGAGGGCCGAAGTCCCTCGGAATACAAAAAGAGTTTGAAAACCCAGCCGTGA
- a CDS encoding A24 family peptidase: MEVLEPAVVVLVFLAVYTDLRWRRIPNVLTVSGALAGLALNMIILGPTEGLRIACLGLVVGLALLLPFFALGGMGGGDVKLLAALGAWVGPGRVFNIFLYAALAGGIASIIMLALQGRRANFKEVAHDVLFFFLTQTCQPERRDGPTLAYSLPIAAGVLGAIVFGDLV, translated from the coding sequence TTGGAAGTTCTTGAGCCAGCCGTTGTCGTTCTGGTGTTTCTTGCAGTCTATACCGATCTCCGCTGGCGGCGCATCCCTAATGTACTGACCGTATCGGGAGCCCTGGCTGGGCTGGCTCTGAATATGATAATCCTGGGTCCGACGGAAGGCTTGCGGATAGCCTGCCTGGGGCTGGTCGTCGGTCTGGCGTTGCTTCTGCCTTTTTTTGCTCTCGGAGGCATGGGCGGAGGAGATGTCAAGCTGTTGGCTGCCCTGGGGGCCTGGGTGGGGCCGGGGCGCGTGTTCAATATTTTTTTGTATGCGGCGCTGGCCGGCGGTATTGCCAGCATAATCATGCTCGCGCTTCAGGGAAGACGTGCGAACTTCAAGGAGGTGGCCCACGACGTGCTCTTTTTTTTCCTGACCCAGACCTGCCAGCCAGAAAGAAGAGACGGACCAACTCTGGCATACTCCCTCCCCATTGCTGCCGGGGTTCTTGGGGCCATCGTTTTTGGAGACCTGGTGTGA
- the cpaB gene encoding Flp pilus assembly protein CpaB yields the protein MKRLRGLLVLGLALLLGLAAAKAVFVYLSSKPKTESKPEIVAKPAPPPKAVNLTENIPVGMRAVSIKVDEVTGVSRKVIKGDWVDVLATTPLPGSPHTSVARLVLDRVQVFDVTLEADTKGQSKQKGEKDWTVTLLVTPDQGATLLAAASQAKISLLARQANDARPHNFRDIAFAHQEGTAFLLKPDGDATDWIHPGMRAVTLKVRDTDGICANLRRGDRVDVLLTCPFSRFASGGNVAAGAQGTVTDYEMVTRTLLQDVEVLVSEKGLEPNTEDNEPVRLVTLQMTPHDAEKVTCALDATSKDIIRLVSRNKRDRRLVCSPGQELSSLLMRKKEYNRIDVYKGTRAHVKPFFKEYE from the coding sequence ATGAAGCGACTGCGCGGATTGTTGGTATTGGGCTTGGCGTTGCTCCTGGGGCTGGCGGCGGCCAAAGCGGTCTTTGTGTATCTCAGTTCCAAACCGAAAACCGAAAGTAAGCCGGAAATTGTAGCAAAACCGGCGCCGCCTCCCAAAGCCGTCAACCTGACGGAGAACATCCCGGTGGGCATGCGGGCGGTGAGCATCAAGGTCGACGAGGTAACTGGCGTTTCACGGAAAGTCATTAAGGGAGATTGGGTGGACGTGCTGGCGACCACGCCGTTGCCTGGGTCACCCCATACCTCCGTCGCCAGACTTGTCTTGGACCGGGTTCAGGTTTTTGATGTTACCCTGGAGGCTGACACCAAGGGACAATCGAAGCAAAAGGGAGAAAAAGACTGGACCGTCACATTATTAGTCACCCCCGATCAAGGAGCGACCCTTTTAGCTGCCGCGTCGCAGGCAAAAATCAGTCTGTTAGCCCGCCAGGCTAATGATGCTAGGCCTCACAATTTTCGGGATATTGCCTTCGCGCACCAGGAGGGGACCGCCTTCTTGTTGAAACCCGACGGCGACGCTACGGATTGGATCCATCCGGGAATGAGGGCCGTTACCCTGAAAGTTCGGGATACAGATGGTATTTGCGCCAACTTGCGCCGGGGCGACCGAGTGGACGTGCTCCTGACCTGCCCTTTCAGTAGATTTGCCAGCGGTGGCAACGTCGCCGCCGGCGCTCAGGGTACGGTAACGGACTATGAAATGGTAACGCGGACCCTCCTGCAAGACGTGGAGGTCCTGGTGAGCGAAAAAGGTCTCGAACCAAATACCGAGGACAATGAGCCGGTCCGCCTTGTAACTCTACAAATGACACCCCACGATGCGGAGAAAGTGACTTGCGCCCTGGATGCCACCAGCAAGGATATCATTCGGTTAGTGTCCAGGAACAAGCGCGACCGCCGGTTGGTATGCTCGCCGGGCCAGGAGCTCAGCTCTCTCTTGATGAGAAAAAAAGAATATAACCGTATTGATGTCTATAAAGGGACCAGGGCCCAT
- a CDS encoding Flp family type IVb pilin: MTGLLISLWRDEAGATAIEYGLIVGIMAATLITALGTFSEKLESLFSAINTKLSEAESKVKGEGT; this comes from the coding sequence ATGACAGGGTTGCTAATTTCTTTATGGAGAGATGAGGCTGGCGCGACAGCCATAGAGTATGGTTTGATCGTTGGTATTATGGCGGCAACGCTCATAACGGCCTTGGGCACGTTCAGTGAAAAGCTCGAATCGCTCTTCTCAGCGATTAATACTAAACTATCAGAGGCAGAATCCAAAGTGAAAGGGGAGGGGACGTAA